A genomic window from Streptomyces sp. HUAS YS2 includes:
- a CDS encoding potassium channel family protein has product MHIVIMGCGRVGAALAQTLEQQGHTVAVVDQDPTAFRRLGSGFGGRRVTGVGFDQDTLREAGIEEAGAFAAVSSGDNSNIIAARVAREMFGIENVAARIYDPRRAEVYQRLGIPTVATVRWTADQMLRRLLPSGAEPLWRDPSGGVQLAEVHTSTEWIGHKVSRLQEETGVRVAFLTRLGEAILPTSQTVLQEGDLVHVMMRTDEIEKVEAAFAAGPEEGGH; this is encoded by the coding sequence GTGCACATCGTCATCATGGGCTGCGGGCGAGTGGGAGCCGCTCTCGCGCAGACCCTGGAACAGCAGGGGCACACCGTCGCGGTCGTGGACCAGGACCCGACGGCTTTTCGCCGTCTCGGCTCCGGGTTCGGCGGCCGTCGCGTCACCGGCGTCGGGTTCGACCAGGACACGCTGCGCGAGGCGGGCATCGAGGAGGCCGGCGCCTTCGCTGCGGTGAGCAGCGGCGACAACTCCAACATCATCGCGGCGCGGGTCGCCCGCGAGATGTTCGGCATCGAGAACGTCGCGGCGCGGATCTACGACCCCCGGCGCGCCGAGGTCTACCAGCGCCTGGGCATTCCGACGGTCGCGACGGTCCGGTGGACCGCGGACCAGATGCTGCGGCGACTGCTCCCGTCCGGCGCGGAGCCGCTGTGGCGAGACCCGAGCGGCGGCGTCCAGCTCGCCGAGGTGCACACCTCGACGGAGTGGATCGGCCACAAGGTCAGCCGCCTGCAGGAGGAGACCGGCGTGCGCGTGGCCTTCCTCACCCGCTTGGGCGAAGCGATTCTGCCGACGTCGCAGACGGTGCTGCAGGAGGGCGACCTCGTGCACGTGATGATGCGTACGGACGAGATCGAGAAGGTCGAGGCGGCGTTCGCCGCGGGGCCCGAGGAGGGCGGTCACTGA
- a CDS encoding potassium channel family protein: protein MRVAIAGAGAVGRSIAGELLENGHEVLLIDKAPTAISVERVPQAEWLLADACEITSLDEAALQRCNVVIAATGDDKVNLVVSLLAKTEYGVPRVVARVNNPKNEWLFNESWGVDVAVSTPRLMSALVEEAVSVGDLVRLLRFSHGDANLVELTLPPESAIAGTQVGDVAWPQDTSLVTIIRGSRVLTPSAEETLEAGDELLFVAAQAREEQLEDLLSVRREGTTAE from the coding sequence ATGCGTGTCGCTATTGCGGGCGCGGGTGCGGTGGGCCGTTCCATCGCGGGCGAGCTGCTGGAGAACGGGCACGAGGTGCTCCTGATCGACAAGGCGCCCACCGCCATCTCGGTGGAGCGGGTACCGCAGGCGGAGTGGCTGCTGGCCGACGCCTGTGAGATCACCTCGCTGGACGAGGCGGCGCTGCAGCGCTGCAACGTCGTCATCGCGGCGACCGGCGATGACAAGGTCAACCTGGTCGTCTCGCTGCTCGCGAAGACCGAGTACGGCGTGCCGCGGGTGGTCGCCCGGGTGAACAACCCGAAGAACGAGTGGCTGTTCAACGAGTCCTGGGGCGTGGACGTCGCCGTGTCGACTCCGCGCCTGATGTCGGCCCTGGTGGAGGAGGCGGTGAGCGTCGGCGACCTCGTCCGGCTGCTGCGCTTCAGCCACGGCGACGCGAACCTGGTGGAGCTGACGCTGCCGCCGGAGTCGGCGATCGCGGGCACGCAGGTCGGCGACGTCGCCTGGCCGCAGGACACCTCGCTGGTCACCATCATCCGCGGCTCCCGGGTGCTCACCCCGAGCGCCGAGGAGACGCTGGAGGCGGGCGACGAGCTGCTGTTCGTCGCGGCCCAGGCGCGCGAGGAGCAGCTGGAGGACCTGCTGTCGGTGCGCCGCGAGGGCACCACGGCGGAGTAG
- a CDS encoding DUF3159 domain-containing protein: MTSLDKPPTDKPTTDQHDPTPASKEVTEAALFEAFGGLRGMIETVVPGLLFVTIYTINKNLQLSAIAALAVSLVLVVVRLIRRDTVKHAFSGVFGVAFGVVFAMMTGNAKDFYLPGMLYTLGLALAYIITTLAGVPLIGVILGPVFKENLSWRTRNPGRKKAYAKASWAWGLILLAKCAILFPLYWWADTTQLGWVLVALKIPPFLLAVYLTWVFLAKAPAPIDVFAEMEAEEQAEKARKAAAAQAAQQHPEA, encoded by the coding sequence GTGACGTCCCTCGACAAGCCGCCGACCGACAAGCCGACGACGGATCAGCACGACCCGACCCCGGCCTCGAAGGAGGTCACGGAGGCCGCGCTGTTCGAGGCGTTCGGCGGCCTGCGCGGCATGATCGAGACGGTCGTGCCGGGGCTGCTCTTCGTCACGATCTACACGATCAACAAGAACCTGCAGCTCTCGGCGATCGCGGCGCTCGCCGTCTCGCTGGTCCTCGTCGTGGTCCGGCTGATCCGCCGGGACACGGTGAAGCACGCCTTCAGCGGCGTCTTCGGCGTGGCCTTCGGCGTCGTCTTCGCGATGATGACGGGCAACGCCAAGGACTTCTACCTGCCCGGCATGCTGTACACGCTCGGGCTCGCCCTCGCGTACATCATCACGACGCTGGCGGGCGTGCCCCTGATCGGCGTGATCCTCGGCCCGGTCTTCAAGGAGAACCTCTCCTGGCGGACCCGCAACCCCGGCCGCAAGAAGGCGTACGCCAAGGCGAGTTGGGCCTGGGGCCTGATCCTGCTGGCGAAGTGCGCGATCCTCTTCCCGCTGTACTGGTGGGCGGACACCACCCAGCTGGGCTGGGTCCTGGTCGCCCTGAAGATCCCGCCGTTCCTGCTGGCCGTCTACCTGACCTGGGTCTTCCTCGCGAAGGCCCCGGCGCCGATCGACGTCTTCGCCGAGATGGAGGCGGAGGAGCAGGCCGAGAAGGCCCGCAAGGCCGCCGCGGCGCAGGCCGCGCAGCAGCACCCGGAGGCGTAG
- a CDS encoding OB-fold nucleic acid binding domain-containing protein, giving the protein MSAAPRTEKPAGRFRRMLDRLSTSQEELESEELQEDTQASGCTPISACSDRQIVKVTGTLRTVTLRPRAGVPALEAELFDGTAPLDVVWLGRRSIVGIEPGRKLIASGRISLSHGRRVLFNPKYELRPLGQE; this is encoded by the coding sequence ATGAGTGCTGCACCGCGAACGGAGAAGCCGGCCGGACGGTTCCGCCGGATGCTCGACCGCCTGTCCACCTCGCAGGAGGAGCTGGAGTCCGAGGAGCTCCAGGAGGACACCCAGGCGTCCGGGTGCACGCCCATCTCCGCCTGCTCCGACCGTCAGATCGTCAAGGTGACTGGTACCTTGCGCACGGTCACGCTGCGTCCCCGGGCCGGCGTGCCCGCGCTGGAGGCCGAGCTGTTCGACGGCACGGCGCCGCTGGACGTCGTATGGCTGGGCCGGCGGTCCATCGTGGGCATCGAACCGGGCCGCAAGCTGATCGCCTCCGGCCGGATCTCCTTGAGCCACGGCCGGCGGGTCCTCTTCAACCCCAAATACGAGCTCCGACCGCTCGGACAGGAGTAG
- a CDS encoding response regulator, whose product MTRVLVVDDEPQIVRALVINLKARKYEVDAAPDGATALRLAAERHPDVVVLDLGLPDMDGVEVIKGLRGWTRVPILVLSARHTSDEKVEALDAGADDYVTKPFGMDELLARLRAAVRRAEPVGGAEDGAVLVETTGFSVDLAAKKVQKDGKDVRLTPTEWHLLEVLVRNSGRLVSQKQLLQEVWGPSYGTETNYLRVYMAQLRRKLEADPSHPRHFVTEPGMGYRFEH is encoded by the coding sequence ATGACCCGGGTCCTCGTGGTCGACGACGAACCGCAGATCGTCCGCGCCCTGGTGATCAACCTCAAGGCGCGCAAGTACGAGGTGGACGCCGCGCCCGACGGCGCTACCGCGCTCCGCCTCGCCGCCGAACGCCACCCGGATGTCGTCGTCCTCGACCTGGGCCTGCCGGACATGGACGGCGTCGAGGTCATCAAGGGCCTGCGCGGCTGGACCCGGGTACCGATCCTGGTGCTGTCCGCCCGGCACACCTCCGACGAGAAGGTCGAGGCGCTGGACGCCGGCGCCGACGACTACGTCACCAAGCCCTTCGGCATGGACGAACTCCTCGCCCGCCTCCGCGCCGCCGTCCGCCGCGCCGAGCCGGTCGGTGGGGCCGAGGACGGGGCCGTACTCGTCGAGACCACCGGGTTCAGCGTCGACCTCGCGGCGAAGAAGGTGCAGAAGGACGGCAAGGACGTCCGGCTCACGCCCACCGAATGGCACCTGCTGGAGGTGCTGGTGCGCAACAGCGGCCGGCTGGTCAGCCAGAAGCAGCTGCTCCAGGAGGTCTGGGGACCCTCGTACGGCACCGAGACGAACTACCTGCGGGTCTACATGGCGCAGCTGCGCCGCAAGCTGGAGGCGGACCCCTCGCACCCGCGCCACTTCGTCACCGAGCCGGGCATGGGCTACCGCTTCGAGCACTGA
- a CDS encoding sensor histidine kinase KdpD has translation MGRGKLRIYLGAAPGVGKTYAMLAEAHRRVERGTDCVVAFVEHHDRPRTEVLLHGLEQTPRRSLEHRGAVFTEMDVDAVLARRPAVALVDELAHTNVPGSRNAKRWQDVAELLAAGIDVISTVNIQHLESLGDVVESITGVRQRETVPDEVVRRADQIELVDMSPQALRRRMAHGNVYKPDKVDAALSNYFRPGNLTALRELALLWTADRVDEYLQQYRGEHGIRSTWQARERIVVGLTGGPEGRTLIRRAARLAEKGAGGEVLAVYISRSDGLTSASPKELTVQRTLVEDLGGTFHHVIGDDIPAALLEFARGVNATQIVLGSSRRRTWQYILGPGVGATVARESGPDLDVHIVTHEEVAKGRGLPVARGGRLGRSRRIAGWLVGVGGPALLTLLLTHIDANLGLANDMLLFLALNVAAALLGGLWPALASAALGSVLLNWFFTPPIHRITIADPLNIVAIAVFFGVAVSVASVVDLAARRTHQAARLRAESETLSLLAGSVLRGEQTLEALLERVRETFSMDSVALLERAGDVDPWVRAGSVGPHPAERPEDADVDMPVDDHLALALTGRVLPAEDRRVLGAFAAQAAVVLDRQRLVGEAEEARKLAEGNKIRTSLLAAVSHDLRTPLAGIKAAVSSLRSDDVEWSEDDVAALLEGIEDGADRLDHLVGNLLDMSRLQTGTVTPLIRAIDLDEVVPMALGGVPDGSAELDVPETLPMVQVDKGLLERAVANIVENAVKYSPDGIPVMVAASALGDRVELRVVDRGPGVPDESKDGIFEPFQRFGDAPRGAGVGLGLAVARGFVEAMGGTITAEDTPGGGLTMVLTLRAARGAPPDPTARADTAAPADPTAHAAP, from the coding sequence ATGGGACGCGGCAAGCTTCGGATCTACCTCGGTGCGGCACCGGGCGTCGGCAAGACGTACGCGATGCTCGCCGAGGCGCACCGACGCGTGGAACGCGGTACCGACTGCGTCGTCGCCTTCGTGGAGCACCACGACCGGCCGCGCACCGAGGTACTGCTGCACGGCCTGGAGCAGACGCCGCGCCGGAGCCTCGAGCACCGCGGCGCCGTGTTCACCGAGATGGACGTGGACGCCGTCCTCGCCCGCCGTCCCGCCGTCGCGCTGGTGGACGAACTCGCCCACACCAACGTGCCCGGCTCGCGGAACGCCAAGCGCTGGCAGGACGTCGCGGAACTGCTCGCCGCCGGCATCGACGTCATATCCACGGTCAACATCCAACATCTGGAGTCCCTCGGCGACGTCGTCGAGTCGATCACCGGCGTACGGCAGCGCGAGACCGTCCCGGACGAGGTCGTCCGGCGCGCGGACCAGATCGAGCTTGTCGACATGTCGCCCCAGGCGCTGCGCCGCCGCATGGCGCACGGCAACGTCTACAAGCCCGACAAGGTCGACGCGGCCCTCTCCAACTACTTCCGCCCCGGCAACCTCACCGCCCTGCGCGAGCTGGCCCTGCTCTGGACCGCCGACCGGGTCGACGAGTACCTCCAGCAGTACCGCGGCGAGCACGGCATCCGCTCCACCTGGCAGGCCCGCGAACGGATCGTCGTCGGCCTCACCGGCGGCCCCGAGGGCCGCACGCTGATACGCAGGGCCGCCCGGCTCGCCGAGAAGGGCGCGGGCGGCGAGGTCCTGGCCGTCTACATCTCCCGCAGCGACGGACTGACCTCCGCCTCCCCGAAGGAGCTGACGGTCCAGCGCACCCTCGTTGAGGACTTGGGCGGCACCTTCCACCACGTCATCGGCGACGACATACCGGCCGCACTGCTGGAGTTCGCCCGCGGCGTCAACGCCACCCAGATCGTCCTCGGCTCCAGCCGCCGCCGGACCTGGCAGTACATCCTCGGACCCGGAGTCGGCGCCACCGTCGCCCGCGAGTCCGGCCCGGACCTCGACGTCCACATCGTCACCCACGAAGAGGTCGCCAAGGGCCGCGGGCTGCCCGTCGCCCGCGGCGGCCGGCTCGGCCGCTCCCGGCGGATCGCCGGCTGGCTCGTCGGCGTCGGCGGCCCGGCGCTGCTCACGCTGCTGCTCACCCACATCGACGCCAACCTCGGCCTCGCCAACGACATGCTGCTGTTCCTGGCGCTGAACGTGGCCGCGGCCCTGCTCGGCGGGCTGTGGCCGGCCCTGGCCTCCGCCGCCCTGGGCTCCGTGCTCTTGAACTGGTTCTTCACCCCGCCGATCCACCGGATCACCATCGCCGACCCGCTGAACATCGTCGCCATCGCGGTCTTCTTCGGCGTCGCCGTCTCGGTCGCCTCCGTCGTCGACCTCGCCGCCCGCCGCACCCACCAGGCCGCCCGGCTGCGCGCCGAGTCGGAGACGCTCTCCCTGCTCGCCGGCAGCGTGCTGCGCGGCGAGCAGACCCTCGAAGCGCTCCTTGAGCGGGTCCGGGAGACCTTCTCCATGGACTCCGTCGCCCTCCTGGAACGGGCCGGCGACGTCGACCCGTGGGTCCGCGCCGGCAGCGTCGGGCCCCACCCGGCCGAGCGCCCCGAGGACGCCGACGTCGACATGCCCGTCGACGACCACCTCGCGCTCGCGCTGACCGGCCGCGTGCTGCCCGCCGAGGACCGCCGGGTGCTCGGCGCCTTCGCCGCCCAGGCCGCCGTGGTGCTCGACCGGCAGCGCCTCGTCGGCGAGGCCGAGGAGGCCCGCAAGCTGGCCGAGGGCAACAAGATCCGTACCTCGCTGCTCGCCGCCGTCAGCCACGACCTGCGCACCCCGCTCGCCGGCATCAAGGCCGCCGTCTCCTCGCTCCGCTCCGACGACGTCGAGTGGTCCGAGGACGACGTCGCGGCGCTCCTGGAGGGCATCGAGGACGGCGCCGACCGGCTCGACCATCTTGTCGGCAACCTCCTCGACATGTCCCGGCTCCAGACCGGCACGGTCACCCCGCTGATCCGGGCCATCGACCTCGACGAGGTCGTACCGATGGCGCTCGGCGGGGTCCCGGACGGCAGCGCCGAGCTGGACGTCCCGGAGACACTGCCGATGGTCCAGGTCGACAAGGGCCTCCTGGAGCGGGCCGTCGCCAACATCGTCGAGAATGCCGTCAAGTACAGCCCCGACGGCATTCCCGTCATGGTCGCCGCCAGCGCGCTCGGCGACCGCGTCGAGCTGCGCGTCGTGGACCGCGGCCCCGGAGTCCCCGACGAGAGCAAGGACGGCATCTTCGAGCCGTTCCAGCGCTTCGGCGACGCGCCCCGCGGCGCCGGCGTCGGGCTCGGCCTCGCCGTCGCCCGCGGCTTCGTTGAGGCCATGGGCGGCACGATCACGGCCGAGGACACCCCCGGCGGCGGACTCACCATGGTCCTCACCCTCCGCGCGGCGCGCGGCGCCCCGCCGGACCCCACCGCCCGGGCGGACACCGCCGCCCCGGCCGACCCCACCGCCCACGCCGCCCCCTGA
- a CDS encoding YciI family protein, with protein MKYMLLMQFSSQTLDVPQIGEWQPEEIGAHIAFMKTTNEKLAAAGELVDAQGLAMPDTARIVKAGADGSPLVTDGPFAETKEFLAGWWIVDVDTADRAIEIAAEVSAAPGPGGRPINMPIEVREVMAEPPTDL; from the coding sequence ATGAAGTACATGCTGCTGATGCAGTTCAGCTCGCAGACCCTGGACGTCCCGCAGATCGGCGAGTGGCAGCCGGAGGAGATCGGGGCGCACATCGCGTTCATGAAGACCACGAACGAGAAGCTCGCGGCCGCCGGTGAGCTGGTGGACGCGCAGGGGCTGGCGATGCCCGACACCGCACGGATCGTGAAGGCCGGTGCGGACGGCTCGCCGCTGGTCACCGACGGCCCCTTCGCCGAGACGAAGGAGTTCCTGGCGGGCTGGTGGATCGTGGACGTCGACACGGCCGATCGGGCGATCGAGATCGCGGCGGAGGTCTCGGCGGCGCCCGGGCCCGGCGGCCGGCCGATCAACATGCCGATCGAGGTCCGCGAGGTGATGGCGGAGCCCCCGACGGACCTCTGA
- a CDS encoding ABC transporter ATP-binding protein gives MNESSGALSGATAVADPADGPMVRVEDLRRSYGTGEAAVHALRGVSFEIPRGELVALKGRSGSGKTTLLNLVGGLDTPDGGRITVGGTDLAELGEDGLLELRRDRIGFIFQSFGLIPILSAAENVGVPMRLRKADPKEREERVALLLALVGLADHAAQRPGELSGGQQQRVAIARALANRPSLLIADEPTGQLDAETGLAVMQLLRAVVRSEGVTALVATHDAQLLGLADRVLELRDGEIIEH, from the coding sequence ATGAACGAGAGCTCCGGCGCGCTGTCCGGCGCCACTGCGGTGGCGGACCCGGCCGACGGACCGATGGTCCGCGTCGAGGACCTGCGTCGCTCCTACGGGACGGGCGAGGCGGCCGTGCACGCCCTGCGCGGCGTCTCCTTCGAGATCCCGCGCGGCGAGCTGGTCGCCCTCAAGGGCCGCTCCGGCTCCGGCAAGACCACGCTGCTCAACCTGGTCGGCGGCCTGGACACCCCCGACGGCGGCCGGATCACGGTCGGCGGGACCGACCTCGCGGAGCTCGGCGAGGACGGGCTGCTCGAGCTGCGCCGGGACCGCATCGGCTTCATCTTCCAGTCCTTCGGCCTGATCCCGATCCTCTCCGCCGCGGAGAACGTCGGCGTACCGATGCGGCTGCGCAAGGCAGACCCCAAGGAGCGCGAGGAGCGGGTGGCCCTGCTGCTCGCCCTGGTCGGTCTCGCCGACCACGCCGCCCAGCGGCCCGGCGAACTCTCCGGCGGTCAGCAGCAGCGCGTCGCCATCGCCCGCGCCCTGGCGAACCGGCCGTCCCTGCTGATAGCCGACGAGCCGACCGGCCAGCTGGACGCCGAGACCGGCCTCGCGGTCATGCAGCTGCTCCGCGCGGTGGTGCGCAGCGAGGGCGTGACGGCCCTCGTCGCCACGCACGACGCGCAGCTCCTGGGCCTGGCGGACCGGGTCCTGGAACTGCGCGACGGCGAGATCATCGAGCACTGA
- a CDS encoding DUF3710 domain-containing protein, whose amino-acid sequence MFGRRKKSGAAVDAAGEAEQVVDEVNPGDEAASADAEQPRRVNLPPAPRPDGPWDISEVTRPEEGRVDLGGIFVPGVEGMELRVEVAGDAIVAATVVLRDSAVQLQAFAAPKKEGIWGEVREEIASGITQQGGVVDEVEGPLGWELRAQVPVQLPDGNSGVQLVRFVGVDGPRWFLRGVISGQGAVQPEAAGLLEQIVRDTVVVRGEGPMAPRDPIVLKLPNDAQMVPEGVQQEEQETSRFSGGMGQLQRGPEITEVR is encoded by the coding sequence GTGTTCGGACGTCGCAAGAAGAGCGGTGCCGCTGTGGACGCAGCGGGCGAGGCCGAGCAGGTCGTCGATGAGGTGAACCCCGGTGACGAGGCTGCATCGGCCGACGCGGAGCAGCCGCGCCGGGTGAACCTTCCGCCGGCGCCCCGGCCCGACGGTCCCTGGGACATTTCCGAGGTCACCCGGCCCGAGGAGGGCCGTGTGGACCTCGGCGGCATCTTCGTGCCCGGAGTCGAGGGCATGGAGCTGCGGGTGGAGGTGGCGGGCGACGCGATCGTCGCGGCCACCGTCGTACTGCGTGACAGCGCCGTGCAGCTGCAGGCGTTCGCCGCGCCCAAGAAGGAAGGCATCTGGGGCGAGGTCCGCGAGGAGATCGCCTCCGGCATCACCCAGCAGGGCGGTGTCGTCGACGAGGTCGAGGGCCCCCTCGGCTGGGAGCTGCGGGCCCAGGTCCCGGTGCAGCTGCCGGACGGCAACAGCGGCGTGCAGCTGGTGCGCTTCGTCGGCGTCGACGGGCCCCGCTGGTTCCTGCGCGGCGTGATCTCCGGGCAGGGAGCGGTGCAGCCCGAGGCCGCGGGCCTGCTGGAGCAGATCGTCCGCGACACCGTCGTGGTCCGCGGCGAAGGCCCGATGGCCCCGCGCGACCCGATCGTCCTGAAGCTGCCCAACGACGCCCAGATGGTGCCCGAGGGTGTGCAGCAGGAGGAGCAGGAGACCTCGCGGTTCTCCGGCGGCATGGGCCAGCTCCAGCGCGGACCGGAGATCACCGAGGTCCGCTGA
- the dut gene encoding dUTP diphosphatase gives MRNPVDVLIRRVDPEVPIPAYGHPGDAGVDLVTTEAAELAPGERAVLPTGISIALPDGYAAFVHPRSGLAARCGLALVNAPGTVDAGYRGEIKVIVVNLDPRESVRFERFDRIAQLVVQQVEKVRFHEVAELPGSARAEGGFGSTGGHAAVDGTTGGNRYASVVSDREGQ, from the coding sequence ATGCGCAACCCTGTCGACGTACTCATCCGCCGCGTGGACCCGGAGGTGCCGATCCCGGCCTACGGGCACCCGGGCGACGCCGGGGTCGACCTGGTCACCACCGAGGCGGCCGAGCTGGCCCCCGGCGAGCGCGCCGTGCTGCCCACCGGCATCTCGATCGCCCTGCCGGACGGCTACGCCGCCTTCGTGCACCCCCGCTCCGGTCTGGCCGCCCGCTGCGGCCTGGCGCTCGTGAATGCCCCGGGGACGGTGGATGCCGGGTACCGTGGGGAGATCAAGGTGATCGTGGTCAATCTGGATCCGCGCGAGAGCGTGCGATTCGAACGGTTCGACCGGATTGCCCAACTGGTCGTCCAGCAGGTCGAGAAGGTGCGCTTCCACGAGGTCGCGGAGCTTCCCGGCTCGGCGCGGGCCGAGGGGGGCTTCGGGTCCACCGGCGGTCATGCCGCCGTGGACGGCACAACGGGTGGGAATCGATACGCTTCGGTCGTATCCGACCGGGAAGGACAGTGA
- a CDS encoding PaaI family thioesterase: MTGTSAALTPPADAIPPVRHPEAPAPGELLGAHYEHCFGCGGGQPHGLHLAARAGEGVTVTAEFTVTPDHQGAPGLAHGGVLATALDETLGSLNWLLRVIAVTGRLETDYVRPVPVGTVLHLEAEVTAVSGRKIYSTATGRIGGPDGPVAVRGYALFIEVKVDHFIDNGRPEEIQAAMSDPDQVRRARAFEVNP, encoded by the coding sequence GTGACTGGAACATCTGCCGCCCTCACTCCGCCGGCCGACGCCATACCGCCGGTACGCCACCCCGAGGCGCCCGCCCCCGGCGAGCTGCTCGGCGCGCACTACGAGCACTGCTTCGGCTGCGGCGGCGGCCAGCCCCACGGACTTCACCTGGCCGCGCGGGCCGGCGAGGGCGTCACCGTCACGGCCGAGTTCACCGTGACCCCGGACCACCAGGGCGCGCCCGGCCTCGCCCACGGCGGCGTCCTGGCCACCGCGCTCGACGAGACCCTCGGCTCGCTGAACTGGCTGCTCCGGGTCATCGCCGTGACCGGCCGCCTGGAGACCGACTACGTGCGCCCCGTGCCGGTCGGCACCGTGCTGCACCTGGAGGCCGAGGTCACCGCCGTCAGCGGCCGCAAGATCTACTCCACCGCCACCGGCCGGATCGGCGGGCCGGACGGCCCGGTCGCCGTCCGCGGCTACGCCCTCTTCATCGAGGTCAAGGTGGACCACTTCATCGACAACGGCCGGCCGGAGGAGATCCAGGCCGCCATGTCCGACCCCGACCAGGTCCGGCGCGCCCGCGCCTTCGAGGTGAACCCCTGA
- a CDS encoding DUF3093 domain-containing protein translates to MQPSAPSYDERLTAPGSWWVIAALLGISGGLVMFPLGNVALLAGLIVAGALAAVGVSSYGSARIRVVAGSLVAGEARIPVTALGAPEVLDAEEARAWRTYKADPRAFMVMRGYVAEAVRIEVTDPADPTPYVYLSTRDPKALVAALEAVRAEARES, encoded by the coding sequence ATGCAGCCTTCCGCCCCGTCCTACGACGAACGTCTGACCGCCCCCGGCTCCTGGTGGGTGATCGCCGCCCTGCTGGGGATCTCCGGAGGTCTGGTGATGTTCCCGCTCGGCAATGTCGCCCTGCTCGCCGGCCTGATCGTCGCGGGCGCGCTGGCGGCCGTGGGCGTCTCCTCGTACGGCTCGGCCCGGATCCGCGTGGTGGCGGGTTCGCTGGTCGCGGGCGAGGCCCGGATCCCGGTGACGGCGCTCGGGGCGCCGGAGGTGCTCGACGCGGAGGAGGCGCGCGCCTGGCGCACGTACAAGGCCGATCCGCGCGCCTTCATGGTGATGCGCGGCTACGTCGCGGAGGCGGTCCGGATCGAGGTGACGGACCCGGCGGACCCGACTCCGTACGTGTACCTGTCCACCCGTGACCCGAAGGCGCTGGTGGCCGCGCTGGAGGCGGTGCGGGCCGAGGCCCGCGAGAGCTGA
- a CDS encoding DUF4193 domain-containing protein, giving the protein MATDYDTPRKTDDDVDSDSLEELKARRNDKSTSTVDVDEFEAAEGLELPGADLSNEELAVRVLPKQADEFTCMSCFLVHHRSQLAREKNGQPICRDCD; this is encoded by the coding sequence ATGGCAACGGATTACGACACCCCACGCAAGACCGACGACGACGTCGACTCGGACAGCCTTGAAGAGCTGAAGGCGCGCCGGAACGACAAGTCGACCTCGACCGTCGACGTCGACGAGTTCGAGGCCGCCGAGGGCCTCGAGCTGCCCGGCGCCGATCTCTCGAACGAGGAACTGGCCGTTCGAGTGCTGCCCAAGCAGGCCGACGAGTTCACCTGCATGAGCTGCTTCCTCGTGCACCACCGCAGCCAGCTGGCGCGCGAGAAGAACGGCCAGCCGATCTGCCGCGACTGCGACTGA